The DNA segment CCGTTTATTTTTTGTCATGATGATCGAGCATTCAAATCCCACGTCAGTGCGGGGTTGTTGTCCAGAACTACTCACCACCCAGTCCGATTAacacctctgcccctctctctcagcaCCCATTCGTTACTGCGGCAACAAGCAACAAGCCAATCAGAGAGCTGATTGCTGAGGCCAAGGCGGAGGTGATGGAGGAGATTGAGGATGACAAGGAAGAACAAGTGGAGGTACTGCggcagaaggagtttaatttcgtttctttagtttatttattagtgtcacaagtaaggcttacattaacactgcaatgaagttactgtgaaaatcccccagtcgccacactctggcgcctgttcgggttacactgagggagaatttagcacctaaccagcatgtctttggacactaagcggcagttcaacatggccaattcacctaacacgcacagttttggacactaaggggcaatttagtatggacgatccacctaaccagcacgtctttcagactgtgggaggaaaccggagcacccggaggaaacccacgcggacatggggggagaggatgcagactccacacagacagtgacccaagccgggaatcgaatccgggtccctggtgccgtgaggcagcagtgcgaaccactgtgccaccgagccgcccccaTTGGAGTGACCATTGTCAAaagagagcaggctcaaagggctgaatggcctactcctgcttctagtttcgatgctTCTAAAAGTAAGGAATCGGAGCGGGACTGGaccgtttggcccatcgggcctgctagCCCATTGAAtccgatcacggctgatcttctccccagctccacattcccacccgctccccataaccctttattgcCTGCAGGACCACAAATCTCTCTCCCTCAAATATTCTCAACGAAGGACCATGCACAGCCccctagggtagagaattccgaagactcacaaccctctgagtgaagaaacttccccgcatctcagtccgaaatgatTGTCcttcttatcctaagactgtacCCACCCTCCCTGTTCTAGATGCCCCGACCAGTGTTAGCAACCcctcagtgtctaccctgtcaaaatCCTTCAGGATTTGGCTCCAATGGAATCACCTTCcactgatggcacggtggcacagtttttagcactgctgcctcacagcgctagggacccgggttcaataccggccttgggtgactgtgtggaatctgcatgttcctcCGAGTGCTTAGATAATGCTGATAAGataatgtctgcatgggtttcctccgggtgctccggtttcctcccatggtccaaagatgtgcaggtcaggtggattggccatgctaaattgccccttagtgtccaaagatgtgcaggttaggtggattggccaggctaaattgtcccttaatgtctgaATATgcgccagttaggtggattggccatgctaaattgcccctcagtgtccaaagacgtgcaggttaggtgtattggccaagctaaattgtcccttagtgtccaaagatgtgtaggttaggaggattggccatgctaaattgtcccttcatgtccaaagatgtgcaggtaggtggattggccatgctaaattttcccttagtgtccaaagacgtgcgggttaggtgaattggccatgctaaattgtcccttactgtcagggaggtgagcaggataaatatgcaggggtacagggatagggtgggattgttgttggtgcaggctcgatgggccgaatggtctcttcctgcactgtagggattctccgaTTCTAACTTAAGCTTAAAAGCCAGCAGCGATGGAAGCCTTGCTACCGTGGTTAAACAAGGTTCCAGTAAACAATGCCCATCAAGAGTTCATTGTCTGATGGGCAGACATTGTACTTTTTCGGTTGCAGTTAGAGTCACGCACTGTTTATCTTCTCCCTGCCAGGCTCTCTCGTGCCCGCCGTGCTCAGTGCGTGGGCTCAATGCAGAGGAGGCACAGACAATGGACCTCACCACAGCCAGTCCGGAGGAAGGGTCGATAACCGATGGGTCTGTTGATGAGGGCCGAGGCCTTGACTCAACCGTAAGCCTAGCCGCCGATGACAGAGCGAGCATGAACGAATCAATGGAGAACACAGCCAACATGGAGGACGTGCAAGCGGTGACGGGCGCGGGCGAAACGCCGGAAAGCGAGGGGTTGACAGTGGTCGACGGCGTACCTCGTGAGGCGAGCGCCAAAAATGCCGTAGAGATGCATTCGCAAACCCCCGTCGCCGCCGGACCCGATCTTGCTAATCGGGGCGGCGAGCTGGGGATAAATCCACAGGAGTCAACGGGATTGCAAGCGGGAATGTACGATGCCATGCAAAGTGAGGTGGAACAAGAGTGCGATAGACCGCACACCCCCAGTGCAGAATCTGAGCCGACAAAGGATAAAGCATTGGGGGCTGATTTCGAAGGGGGGGCGCACTCGGGGGTTGGAGATCCGACCAGCGCGGCGCCCAGCCTGGGACAGGACGGCCCAGAGTCAAGACTGAGGAATGGGGACTTAAGGATCGAACCCACCGGCCCGTCACCTCCTGGAGGGGAGGGtcctgcagagacagagaggcctGTGCCGTCACTTGGAGAAGCAGAAAGCGAGCTGTCCCGGGGGGCGGAAAAACCACGGAGAGAAACGGCGGGATTGCTGGACGATCCTGCAACGGCAGAGACAAACGCGGCAACTCCAGAGGACCCTCCGTCCGGAATACTCCCTGTCGAAACACTCAGCGATATCAACATGGGAGCAACACAAGAAGGGGCCGGCTGCCTTCACGCGGGGGAAGTTGGAACCATGGCGCTGGATCAGAATGCTTGCGATCGAGAAGGGGAAGTCCCGACGGATACCAAAGAAAGGAAAGTCATACAAGATTTCCAAGTCAACGATCAGGATTTCAAGGAAGAATCCTCGATTTCTCACTCTCAGTCAACCGAAAATAATTGCCTGCAAGGCCATCTCTGGCTACCTGAGAATGTTGGGACTGACGGAAATTCTGAGCCATCCGCACGCGTCGAATCTCCAACGGGACAAGCAGGAGAGGAATCGGATTTGGAGAATGCAAGTGATGGAATGCCCAATCCCCCGCTGGATCAGTCAGACAACATTCCCAGGGAGCCGGCTTCAGAAGGGACGCGGAGTGGTGAAGACTCGACGGGATCCCTTCAGTGCGGAGAGGCAGAAAGGCACTCGGTAGAGATTCCCGGCCGGATCGAGTCCTCAGTCGGGAAGACGGAGGTTGCTCACGGAGATGAGGGCACCCCCATGACGGGAGCGCTCGAGGGTGAGGCGATTCTGCCAGGCGCTGCGACAAACGCGGACCATACCCAAGCCACCAGCGAGGGAAGCGCAGAGTGGAGACTTGAGCCTTTAACCGAAGCGGAGGAAGGTGGACGCGAGTGGAGCGAGGACATTGCCGTCGTAACCTGCCTTGTCAGCGAACTAATCGACCTGGTCGCGGACGATGGAAGGGAACGGGAGGCGAAGCACTCGCAAACAACTGGGCAAGGAGTCATGCCAGGCCTTGGGAAAGATGCCGCTCCCCTCAGCGGAGATGGTTCCATTGAAGAGGTCAGCGGTCCCAATGAAGAGGCGAAGCCTTCAATAGAACCTTCCGGGAGCATTGTCACAGAGGACAACAGTCCCAATGAAGAGGTGAAGAATTCAATAGAACCTTCCGGGACCGTAGTCACAGAGGACAACAGTCCCAATGAAGAGGCGAAGCCTTCAATAGAACCTTCCGGGACCGTTGTCACAGAGGACAACAGTCCCAATGAAGAGGCGAAGACTTCAATAGAACCTTCCGGGACCGTAGTCACAGAGGACAACAGTCCCAATGAAGAGGCGAAGCCTTCAATAGAACCTTCCGGGACCGTAGTCACAGAGGACAACAGTCCCAATGAAGAGGCGAAGACTTCAATAGAACCTTCCGGGACCGTAGTCACAGAGGACAACAGTCCCAATGAAGAGGCGAAGACTTCAATAGAACCTTCCGGGACATTAGTCACAGAGGACAACAGTCCCAATGAAGAGGCGAAGACTTCAATAGAACCTTCCGGGAGCATAGTCACAGAGGACAATGGTCCCGATGAGGAGGTGAGGACTTCAATAGAATCTTCCGGGGGCGTAGTCGCAGAGGACAACAGCCCCAATGAAGAGTCGAAGACTTCAATAGAATCTTCCGGGATTATAGTCACAGAGAACAACAGCCCCAATGACAGGGCGAAGACTTCAGAAGAATCTTCCGAGAGCGGACAGGAAGAAGAATGCATGAAGAGTCACGTGGAAGAGGGGGAATTATCAGACGAGTTGGGGGGACAAGGGAAGCACGGACAAAGAGAACAGACCGAGATTGACAATGTCTCACCCAGCGAAGATGCGCCCAGCCAGCAGGGTCAACCTTCTCCGGATCCTCAGCTAAAGGTAATTTGGAAATTCATGGGAAGGATGGGGCTGATGGTGGATGGCAAGAATTGCATTACTCTTGCATCCAATAATGCAGCAcaccctcggtactgcactggaagaggtttttgatttgatttgatttactgttgtcacatgcattgggatacagtgaaaagtattgtttcttgcgcactatacagttcatagagtacataggggacaaagaaaggagagagtgcagaatgtagtccatAAAACAGTGACCATAAAAAAAATGATTGTGAAACACCTTGAGCCATTCAGTGGCTGTGAGCAGGTGTAAATGCAAatctacctcacagctccaaggacccgggttcaattcccggctcgggtcactgcctgtgcagagtctgcacgttctccccgtgtctgcgttggtttcctccgggtgctccagtttcctcccacagtccgaaagatgtgtgtgttaggttgattggccatgctaaattgcacctcagaGTTCCGGGAtgagtgggttagagggattagtggggtggggttgtggggatagggtctgggtgggattgcggtcagtgcagactcgatgggccgaatggcctccttctgcactgtaaggattctatgggctctctccttcctctctatctgtcttttgtccatctttctctctttctgcctttctTTCCTTACCAtcgagacggtggcacagtgaatggcactgctgcctcacagcgccagggacctgggttcaattcccggcttgggtcactgtctgtgtggagtctgcacgttctccccgtgtctgcgtgggtttcctccgggtgctccagtttcctccatagTCCAcgaacgtgtaggttaggtggattggccatgctaaattgccccctagtatccaaagttgtgcgggttaggtggattggccgtgctaaattgcctcttagtgtcaggggtattagcagagtaaatacgtggggttatgggacagggcctgggtgggattgttgccggtgcagactcaatgggccgaggtttaaagtttattttattagtcacaagttattagtcattaacactgaaatcccctagtcgccacactccggtggctgttcgggttacactgagggagaatttagcacctaaccagcacgtctttcggactgtgggaggaaaccggagcacccagaggaaacccatgcagacacggggagaacgtgcagactccacacagacagtgacccgagccgggaatcgaacccaggtccttggcgctgtgaggcagcagtgttaaccaccgatccgccatgccgccctaaaggcctcctctgtactgtggggattctaggattctctcCGCCCGTGTCAGTTGGAACAGCGGCCAAATCATAAAGCTTGCCCCTTCCCCCATGAATCCAGCAATGAGCCAGGAAGTACGGGTAAGCTAATTCCCCACTCACCAAGCCCGATGTTGGGTTCAGCCTGAGGGATCTAATGCGGTGTCAAAGGAAGGAAAACTTGCAAGGACAAAGCAAAAAATTCTGCGCTTGAATTTTATTCAGATTCCCGAAATAGCCGTGTCCACAAAAGCAGAAAGACTGGAGGCAAATGGTCTGACCATCGGGGAGGGGGAGACGCAACATCTTCCAACTGGAAGTCCTGCTATGATTCAACAGTCACTGGGGAGTGAGACTGGAGAGAGAAGGTCTTCCTATCTATACGGCATCGAAGACCTCGAAACCAACAGACTCCCCGTTTGCACTGATGTATTTGACAAACAGGTAACTCAATTTAACAATGTTCTACATTTCAATTTTTTTGCCATTTCT comes from the Mustelus asterias unplaced genomic scaffold, sMusAst1.hap1.1 HAP1_SCAFFOLD_1745, whole genome shotgun sequence genome and includes:
- the LOC144488657 gene encoding uncharacterized protein LOC144488657 — protein: MAFFSFMRLFKLAPEKKKPKEYQHLKRGVDPQDVWKVIGELGDGAFGKVLKAQNRQTGDIAAAKVISPLDAEELEDYMVEIEILASCDHPNIVKLLDAFYYGNSLWILIEFCPGGAVDAIMLELERGLAEPQIRVICRQTLEALHYLHANKIIHRDLKAGNILLTLDGDIKLADFGVSAKNTHTIQRRASFIGTPYWMAPEVVRCETSKDAPYDHKADVWSLGITLIELAEMEPPHHELNPMRVLLKITKAPSPGLSHPSRWSPDFKDFLRKALDKNVEVRWCAKQLLQHPFVTAATSNKPIRELIAEAKAEVMEEIEDDKEEQVEALSCPPCSVRGLNAEEAQTMDLTTASPEEGSITDGSVDEGRGLDSTVSLAADDRASMNESMENTANMEDVQAVTGAGETPESEGLTVVDGVPREASAKNAVEMHSQTPVAAGPDLANRGGELGINPQESTGLQAGMYDAMQSEVEQECDRPHTPSAESEPTKDKALGADFEGGAHSGVGDPTSAAPSLGQDGPESRLRNGDLRIEPTGPSPPGGEGPAETERPVPSLGEAESELSRGAEKPRRETAGLLDDPATAETNAATPEDPPSGILPVETLSDINMGATQEGAGCLHAGEVGTMALDQNACDREGEVPTDTKERKVIQDFQVNDQDFKEESSISHSQSTENNCLQGHLWLPENVGTDGNSEPSARVESPTGQAGEESDLENASDGMPNPPLDQSDNIPREPASEGTRSGEDSTGSLQCGEAERHSVEIPGRIESSVGKTEVAHGDEGTPMTGALEGEAILPGAATNADHTQATSEGSAEWRLEPLTEAEEGGREWSEDIAVVTCLVSELIDLVADDGREREAKHSQTTGQGVMPGLGKDAAPLSGDGSIEEVSGPNEEAKPSIEPSGSIVTEDNSPNEEVKNSIEPSGTVVTEDNSPNEEAKPSIEPSGTVVTEDNSPNEEAKTSIEPSGTVVTEDNSPNEEAKPSIEPSGTVVTEDNSPNEEAKTSIEPSGTVVTEDNSPNEEAKTSIEPSGTLVTEDNSPNEEAKTSIEPSGSIVTEDNGPDEEVRTSIESSGGVVAEDNSPNEESKTSIESSGIIVTENNSPNDRAKTSEESSESGQEEECMKSHVEEGELSDELGGQGKHGQREQTEIDNVSPSEDAPSQQGQPSPDPQLKIPEIAVSTKAERLEANGLTIGEGETQHLPTGSPAMIQQSLGSETGERRSSYLYGIEDLETNRLPVCTDVFDKQRQFDEFEEEDRPTLRKTLKKTRKFVVDGVEVSVTTSKVVSEDDKKGQAMRSAR